A window of Bacillus sp. E(2018) contains these coding sequences:
- a CDS encoding DHA2 family efflux MFS transporter permease subunit, translating to METTQNVKQSTIVSLLLAGTFIAILNQTLMITAIPPIMKEMNITANSAQWLTTVFMLVNGIMIPVSAFLLERFTTRQLFISAMSVFAAGTLVAGLAPNFETLLLGRVIQSSGAGVMLPLMQTVFLMIFPVNKRGSAMGLVGLVISFAPAIGPALSGWVTSHYSWRVLFFIILPIAIIDIIVAFFALKNVTETSKTKVDVTSIILSSFGFGGLLYGFTCAGNLGWTAPSTLLWLAIGVVALVLFITRQLRLAHPMLEFRVFANSIFPLTIIIGMITFLGLIGAETIIPLFMQNMRDFTAFEAGLALLPGALITGLLSPITGRLFDKFGARWLAIIGLTIITGSSFAFATLSPTTSFTFLTVMYGVRMFGLAMVMMPVATAGLNRLPKRLIPHGAAMDNTMKMIAASVGTAILVTVMTTTAETAGARPEISHPDMYGANMAFIVVSVLSLIGLVISFFIKEKQPETEGS from the coding sequence ATGGAAACTACACAAAATGTTAAACAATCGACGATCGTGTCCTTGTTGCTCGCTGGAACGTTTATTGCAATCTTGAACCAAACACTCATGATCACCGCGATTCCACCGATCATGAAAGAGATGAACATCACAGCGAACAGCGCTCAATGGCTGACAACCGTATTCATGCTCGTAAACGGAATCATGATTCCAGTTAGTGCATTTTTGCTCGAACGGTTCACAACACGTCAGCTATTTATTTCTGCGATGAGTGTGTTCGCTGCAGGAACACTCGTTGCAGGACTGGCGCCAAATTTTGAGACACTCTTACTCGGAAGGGTCATCCAATCAAGTGGAGCTGGGGTAATGTTGCCTCTTATGCAGACCGTATTTTTGATGATCTTCCCCGTAAACAAACGCGGATCAGCAATGGGATTAGTCGGGCTCGTGATCTCATTCGCACCTGCGATCGGCCCTGCTCTTTCAGGCTGGGTAACATCACACTACTCTTGGCGGGTACTCTTTTTCATCATCTTGCCGATTGCCATCATTGATATTATCGTAGCCTTTTTTGCTTTAAAAAATGTTACGGAAACATCAAAAACGAAGGTAGATGTAACATCGATCATTTTGTCATCGTTCGGTTTCGGAGGATTACTATACGGATTCACGTGTGCAGGAAATCTCGGATGGACTGCGCCAAGCACGCTGCTCTGGCTCGCGATCGGTGTCGTAGCTCTTGTTTTATTCATCACACGACAACTGCGTTTAGCGCATCCAATGCTTGAGTTTAGAGTGTTCGCAAACTCCATCTTCCCGCTTACGATCATCATCGGAATGATCACATTCTTAGGACTGATTGGCGCGGAGACGATCATACCGCTTTTCATGCAGAACATGAGAGACTTTACGGCGTTTGAAGCAGGTCTTGCACTCTTACCAGGTGCGCTCATCACAGGGCTTTTATCACCGATCACAGGAAGACTTTTTGACAAGTTCGGTGCGCGTTGGCTTGCGATCATTGGGTTAACGATCATCACTGGATCATCCTTTGCGTTTGCTACTCTAAGTCCGACCACATCGTTTACATTTTTAACTGTGATGTACGGCGTGCGGATGTTTGGCCTTGCAATGGTTATGATGCCTGTAGCAACCGCCGGGCTTAACCGACTTCCGAAGCGTTTGATTCCACACGGAGCAGCGATGGATAATACGATGAAAATGATCGCGGCATCAGTCGGTACAGCCATTTTAGTCACGGTCATGACAACTACAGCTGAAACCGCAGGAGCGCGCCCAGAGATCTCACATCCTGATATGTATGGCGCAAATATGGCCTTTATCGTCGTATCCGTATTATCCTTGATCGGCCTTGTGATTTCATTTTTTATAAAAGAAAAACAACCAGAAACAGAGGGCAGCTGA
- a CDS encoding ATP-binding protein, which translates to MESCRNLGTKIKENSKQLVDKLKPIENLETDFSIYKTKVSHWMDILFQYLGEGLSENVQTAEEKIKKWADAFGQRSSDMEIPLDYALHFIFESRVIVSRLLEKEFETHDLKADCAIFASNRLNLLIDIAARSIVTHYTTFMNNTKKALQHTNRNLDISILELNNIRTALFEGTIFSVTDKDDRIIQVNDHFCELTQYTREELIGKDHGKIFYSGVHKESFVQHIRQEIKAGRVWNGEICNKSKDGSLYWVDTTIIPFLDPEGVAYQHISIQYDVTEKKKTEEILLKSEKVSLIGDLAAGIAHEIRNPLTSIAGLVQLINESDQEKNTFFKDIILTEINRINFIVSELMVLAKPHAVYFSWFNIVESIQTVIDLMQPEANLRNVIILFEKEKDMPLLYGEKNQLTQVIINMIKNAMEALPDGGEISLAATPIDGHVVLSVKDNGVGMTDEQQKRIGEPFYTTKCNGTGLGLMVCFKIIQNHGGSILVDSKLNEGTSFQITLPVHAVAAVIDSVHK; encoded by the coding sequence ATGGAAAGTTGTAGGAATCTAGGAACGAAGATTAAAGAAAACAGCAAACAACTTGTAGACAAACTAAAGCCGATTGAGAACTTGGAGACTGACTTTTCGATCTACAAAACCAAAGTATCTCACTGGATGGACATTCTTTTTCAATACTTAGGCGAAGGCTTATCCGAAAATGTTCAAACGGCTGAAGAAAAGATTAAGAAATGGGCTGACGCATTCGGCCAGCGCTCATCAGATATGGAGATCCCGCTCGATTACGCACTTCATTTTATCTTCGAATCCCGCGTCATTGTTTCAAGGCTTTTAGAAAAAGAGTTTGAAACTCATGACTTGAAAGCTGATTGTGCTATCTTTGCGTCAAATCGTCTGAACTTGTTAATCGATATAGCCGCTCGATCAATCGTTACACATTATACGACGTTTATGAATAATACAAAAAAAGCATTGCAGCATACAAATCGAAATCTGGATATCTCCATTCTAGAGTTAAATAACATTCGAACCGCTCTATTTGAAGGAACGATTTTCTCTGTCACTGACAAAGACGATCGTATCATTCAAGTAAACGACCATTTTTGCGAGTTAACACAGTATACACGCGAAGAGTTGATCGGAAAAGATCACGGCAAGATCTTCTATTCTGGCGTTCATAAAGAAAGTTTCGTTCAGCATATTAGACAAGAGATCAAAGCCGGCCGTGTTTGGAACGGTGAGATCTGCAACAAATCGAAGGATGGCTCCCTCTATTGGGTGGATACGACGATCATTCCTTTTCTAGATCCAGAAGGCGTGGCTTATCAGCACATTTCGATCCAATACGATGTAACGGAGAAAAAGAAAACAGAAGAAATTCTGTTGAAGTCTGAAAAGGTATCATTGATTGGTGATTTGGCCGCGGGAATCGCTCATGAGATTCGCAATCCCCTTACATCGATCGCAGGGCTCGTTCAGCTCATTAACGAGTCTGATCAGGAGAAGAACACCTTTTTTAAAGATATCATTCTAACGGAGATCAATCGTATCAATTTTATCGTGAGTGAATTGATGGTCTTAGCGAAGCCACACGCTGTCTATTTTAGCTGGTTCAATATCGTTGAAAGCATCCAGACCGTCATTGATCTTATGCAGCCTGAAGCAAATTTGCGCAACGTGATTATCTTATTTGAGAAAGAAAAAGACATGCCGCTTCTGTATGGTGAGAAGAATCAGCTGACACAAGTGATCATCAACATGATCAAGAACGCGATGGAAGCTCTGCCTGACGGTGGTGAGATCTCGCTCGCTGCCACACCTATTGATGGACACGTTGTTCTTTCTGTAAAAGATAACGGGGTTGGTATGACGGACGAACAACAAAAAAGAATCGGCGAGCCGTTTTATACGACAAAATGCAACGGAACAGGCCTCGGGCTCATGGTCTGTTTTAAAATCATTCAAAATCATGGAGGATCGATTCTGGTAGACAGCAAACTGAACGAAGGCACCTCCTTTCAGATCACATTACCCGTACATGCGGTTGCAGCGGTTATTGATTCTGTACATAAATAG
- a CDS encoding gluconate:H+ symporter translates to MEVSGAQMVAGLVLGVIALIFLVLKTKIHAFLALIIAASIAGLVGGMEPGKVADTISAGFGSTLASIGIVIGLGVMIGRILEVSGAAETLAYSLIKAVGRKKEEWAMAIAGYVVSIPIFVDSAFVILNPLVKALSKKTGKSVVSLGVALAVGLVITHSLVPPTPGPLGVAGIFGVDIGLMIGLGLLFGVPIMIAGVLYAKWIGKRIYQVPDDSELGFTRPTKQAAYQEFIELASAREDALPSLGRSLLPIVLPILLIFLNTTLTALELTSGFYGILIFLGKPIIAVSIGLIVAIYALAGNLSRSESLDRMEEGIQTAGIILLVTGAGGALGNVLRESGAGNFIAEKIADLPLPAILIPFFVATIVRLVQGSGTVAMITAASISAPILSQLDVNMALAAQAAAMGSMIFSYFNDSLFWVVNRMLGIKEVKEQIMVWSVPTTICWFVGLVSLLVANMFF, encoded by the coding sequence ATGGAAGTTTCAGGAGCACAAATGGTAGCTGGGTTAGTTCTTGGGGTTATTGCATTAATTTTTCTCGTTTTAAAAACAAAGATCCACGCGTTTCTAGCTCTTATCATTGCGGCTTCAATCGCAGGTCTTGTCGGTGGAATGGAACCAGGTAAAGTGGCTGATACCATCTCAGCTGGTTTCGGAAGTACGCTTGCTTCTATCGGGATCGTTATCGGGCTCGGTGTCATGATTGGACGGATTCTCGAAGTATCAGGAGCGGCCGAAACATTAGCGTATTCACTCATTAAAGCAGTAGGCAGGAAAAAGGAAGAGTGGGCGATGGCGATCGCAGGGTATGTGGTATCCATTCCAATCTTTGTTGACTCGGCGTTTGTTATTTTAAATCCGCTTGTAAAAGCTCTATCTAAGAAAACGGGCAAGTCGGTCGTATCGTTAGGTGTTGCTTTGGCAGTAGGTCTTGTAATTACACACTCTCTAGTACCACCAACTCCAGGTCCGTTAGGTGTAGCAGGAATTTTTGGAGTTGATATCGGACTTATGATCGGTCTTGGTCTTTTATTTGGGGTACCGATCATGATTGCAGGCGTTCTTTACGCCAAGTGGATTGGTAAAAGAATTTATCAAGTACCGGATGACTCCGAGCTTGGTTTCACACGTCCTACTAAACAAGCAGCTTATCAAGAGTTTATTGAGCTAGCTAGTGCGCGAGAGGATGCTCTGCCATCTTTAGGCCGCTCATTATTACCGATCGTTTTACCCATTCTACTAATCTTTTTAAACACGACGTTAACTGCACTCGAACTTACATCTGGTTTTTACGGAATCTTAATTTTTTTAGGAAAGCCTATTATTGCCGTAAGTATCGGACTTATTGTAGCGATCTATGCTCTAGCTGGAAATTTAAGCCGATCTGAATCACTTGACCGAATGGAGGAAGGAATTCAGACAGCGGGTATTATCCTGTTAGTTACAGGAGCAGGTGGAGCACTTGGTAATGTCCTTCGTGAAAGTGGAGCGGGGAACTTTATAGCTGAAAAAATTGCAGATCTTCCACTTCCAGCAATTTTGATTCCGTTTTTTGTCGCGACGATCGTTCGCCTCGTACAAGGGAGTGGTACGGTAGCAATGATAACTGCTGCATCCATTTCAGCACCGATCCTTTCTCAGCTGGATGTGAACATGGCACTCGCGGCTCAAGCTGCAGCGATGGGTTCAATGATCTTCTCGTACTTTAACGACAGCTTGTTCTGGGTTGTTAACCGGATGTTAGGCATTAAAGAGGTAAAAGAACAGATCATGGTCTGGTCTGTACCAACGACAATCTGTTGGTTCGTAGGTTTGGTGTCACTTTTAGTGGCAAATATGTTCTTTTAA
- the pdxA gene encoding 4-hydroxythreonine-4-phosphate dehydrogenase PdxA, with the protein MTTTTKTTTTEKAIIAIPMGDPAGIGPEITMKSLAKKEIYDVCKPLVIGDAAVLEKAIGIVGADLTINEVKSPAEGKYELGTVDVINLNNIDMNKLQYGEVSAQGGHGAFEYIKKAVELATAGEVKALATTPINKESLKAANVPYIGHTEMLEALAGSDDPLTMFEVKGMRIFFLTRHLSLKDAIAAMKKERVHDYLLRCDRALARLGVENRRWAVAGLNPHSGEGGLFGWEEVEQIKPGIELAVADGINAVGPVPADSVFFQALNGKYDAVLSLYHDQGHIAAKMTDFHRTISITNGLPFLRTSVDHGTAFDIAGKNIAESTSMEECIKLAAQYAPKFTANSL; encoded by the coding sequence ATGACAACGACAACAAAAACGACAACAACAGAAAAAGCGATTATTGCGATTCCAATGGGTGATCCGGCAGGTATAGGACCAGAAATTACGATGAAGTCTCTTGCAAAAAAAGAGATCTATGATGTTTGTAAACCGCTCGTGATCGGAGATGCTGCAGTACTTGAAAAAGCGATTGGAATCGTAGGTGCAGACCTCACAATTAATGAAGTGAAATCGCCAGCAGAAGGAAAGTACGAACTAGGAACTGTTGATGTAATAAACTTAAACAACATTGATATGAATAAGCTTCAGTATGGCGAAGTTTCTGCTCAAGGCGGACACGGAGCGTTTGAATATATCAAAAAAGCAGTAGAGCTAGCAACAGCAGGTGAGGTTAAAGCGCTGGCAACAACGCCAATCAACAAAGAATCGTTAAAAGCCGCAAATGTTCCATATATCGGACATACCGAGATGCTTGAAGCACTAGCAGGTTCAGATGACCCATTAACCATGTTTGAAGTTAAAGGGATGAGAATCTTCTTCTTAACACGTCATCTTTCATTAAAAGATGCGATTGCAGCTATGAAGAAAGAACGTGTACATGATTACTTGTTGCGATGTGATCGAGCGCTCGCTCGTCTTGGTGTTGAAAATAGACGGTGGGCAGTTGCTGGACTGAACCCGCATAGCGGTGAAGGCGGATTGTTTGGCTGGGAAGAAGTCGAGCAGATCAAACCGGGTATTGAGCTAGCTGTCGCAGATGGAATCAACGCAGTAGGTCCAGTTCCGGCAGACTCTGTATTCTTCCAAGCACTTAACGGAAAATATGATGCAGTGTTGTCGCTTTATCATGATCAAGGACATATCGCAGCAAAAATGACGGATTTTCATAGAACCATTTCTATCACGAACGGCCTTCCGTTTTTAAGAACTTCGGTAGATCACGGAACAGCGTTCGATATCGCTGGTAAGAACATTGCAGAGAGCACGAGTATGGAAGAATGTATCAAACTGGCTGCTCAATATGCACCAAAATTTACAGCAAACAGCCTGTAA
- a CDS encoding four-carbon acid sugar kinase family protein translates to MKVGVIADDLTGANATGVKLIKQGFEAATMVYYDQEPASGSYNAVCIDTDSRYARKDVSEMRIKKSMSNLQRWGADVICKRIDSTVRGNIGTEIDMVLNELGERSIAVVVASFPDSSRITSGGYLLVDGVPVQATDVAKDPVMPLTESYVPSIISKQSEHLVSHIGLETVLQGKKTILQELKRKIDEGSRILVMDAVTDEEIEDIAHAMALIEDYQLVPVDPGPLTAYYAKAYTSLHTQSKKILVTVGSVTSLSGEQLTYLIDKTDAKPVYVDAEKLASLSDSWETEVQRAVTAALEAIHHQDILIITTNSPEAKRLELKRLAEEQGVSQDQLAKRIADGLGKITRIVIQSTNYEIGGCFSSGGDVTASLCSVGRADGIKLKNEVLPLVAYGEFIGGYFDGIPLATKGGMVGDKKAIHTIVKHLLANQTSTKQVQ, encoded by the coding sequence ATGAAAGTCGGCGTTATCGCAGATGATCTAACAGGTGCCAATGCGACAGGTGTAAAACTGATCAAGCAAGGGTTTGAAGCGGCAACGATGGTGTATTATGATCAGGAACCAGCATCCGGCAGTTACAACGCAGTGTGTATTGATACAGACAGCAGGTATGCACGAAAAGATGTGTCCGAGATGCGGATTAAAAAGTCCATGAGCAACCTTCAGCGTTGGGGTGCGGATGTTATTTGTAAACGAATCGACAGTACGGTAAGAGGAAACATCGGAACAGAGATCGACATGGTCTTAAATGAACTTGGTGAACGATCGATTGCGGTTGTCGTTGCATCGTTTCCAGATTCAAGCCGTATCACATCCGGCGGTTACTTACTCGTCGATGGTGTGCCTGTTCAAGCGACAGATGTTGCCAAAGATCCGGTCATGCCTCTTACTGAATCGTACGTTCCTTCTATTATCAGTAAGCAGAGTGAACATCTCGTATCACACATCGGACTCGAAACCGTTTTACAAGGAAAGAAAACGATCCTTCAGGAGTTAAAGCGAAAAATAGACGAGGGAAGCCGTATTCTTGTGATGGATGCGGTAACAGATGAAGAGATTGAAGATATTGCACATGCGATGGCATTGATCGAGGACTACCAACTCGTACCGGTAGATCCAGGACCATTAACGGCTTATTATGCAAAGGCTTACACGTCTCTGCACACACAAAGTAAAAAGATTCTCGTTACCGTAGGAAGCGTAACCTCTTTAAGTGGTGAGCAGCTAACGTATTTGATCGATAAAACGGATGCGAAACCGGTCTATGTCGATGCAGAAAAATTAGCAAGTCTATCGGACAGCTGGGAAACTGAAGTTCAAAGAGCTGTAACGGCTGCCTTAGAAGCCATCCACCACCAAGACATCTTAATTATCACGACCAACTCGCCAGAGGCAAAACGATTAGAACTAAAACGATTGGCTGAAGAGCAAGGTGTGAGTCAGGATCAACTCGCGAAAAGAATTGCAGATGGATTAGGAAAGATCACGCGTATTGTCATTCAGTCAACGAATTATGAGATCGGCGGCTGTTTCTCTAGTGGAGGAGATGTGACGGCTTCACTCTGTTCCGTTGGAAGAGCAGACGGAATCAAGTTGAAAAACGAGGTGCTTCCTCTCGTTGCATACGGTGAATTCATCGGAGGTTATTTTGATGGTATACCGCTTGCTACAAAGGGTGGCATGGTTGGTGACAAAAAAGCAATTCACACGATCGTAAAGCATTTATTAGCAAACCAAACTTCTACAAAGCAAGTTCAATAA
- a CDS encoding DeoR/GlpR family DNA-binding transcription regulator: MPKERREHILQQLNENGKIEIEDLVNELNVSAMTIRRDLAFLEETDQIIRTHGGAILNKPLVVESSFRTKEGKFNDRKRAIAERAVQFIQDHSTILLDSGTTTLEIAKLLKEKTTITVVTNDIKIAAELLDTDVKVIVTGGELQNTIGTLFGPLTEQMLRGIHVDLFFLGAHAIHSRAGVTAPTFEKAAIKKLMIEASEKTWLVADSSKFDQKSLTKVCDLNQIHGLITDQHLTDETKQMLNECLEVVTVEGGEKG; this comes from the coding sequence ATGCCTAAAGAGCGTAGAGAGCATATTCTGCAACAATTAAATGAGAACGGAAAAATTGAGATTGAGGACCTAGTAAACGAATTAAATGTTTCGGCGATGACAATCCGTCGTGATCTTGCCTTTCTCGAAGAAACTGACCAGATTATTAGAACGCATGGCGGAGCGATACTTAACAAGCCTTTAGTCGTGGAGTCATCTTTCAGAACAAAAGAAGGGAAGTTCAACGATCGTAAGAGAGCAATCGCCGAGAGAGCTGTGCAATTCATACAGGATCACTCTACTATTCTTTTAGATTCAGGAACAACAACATTAGAAATTGCAAAATTGTTAAAAGAGAAAACGACAATCACAGTAGTTACAAATGATATTAAAATTGCAGCTGAGCTTCTTGATACAGATGTGAAAGTGATCGTGACTGGCGGCGAACTGCAAAATACAATCGGAACATTGTTCGGCCCGTTAACAGAGCAGATGTTAAGAGGCATTCACGTAGACCTCTTTTTCTTAGGAGCTCATGCGATCCATAGCCGAGCGGGTGTTACAGCACCGACTTTTGAGAAGGCTGCGATCAAAAAGCTGATGATTGAAGCATCGGAAAAAACATGGCTCGTGGCTGATTCTAGTAAGTTTGATCAAAAATCATTAACAAAGGTTTGTGATTTAAATCAAATACACGGTTTGATTACAGATCAACACCTAACAGATGAAACGAAGCAAATGCTGAATGAATGTTTAGAAGTTGTAACCGTTGAAGGTGGTGAAAAGGGATGA
- a CDS encoding fused response regulator/phosphatase — MSILIVDDNTVNLFVIEKILKNAGYDDCTSLSSAQQLFDHLEENEKELNKKAIDLILLDIMMPEIDGIEACQCVQKDERFKDIPIIFITALEDSTKLAEALDCGGMDYVTKPINKVELLARIRVALRLKYEKDWHAEQEQKIQNELDLAMQVQKGLLNPPIKEDNITINVSHLPSFKLAGDMYYWHKFDDHRYGIILLDMMGHGISSSLVCMFISSVMRDSIKELKDPELVIKELNRYMALLHNPKNDYNYYFTGIYLLIDTEKKKVEYVNAGHPEGYALVDNSLQSIERSCYAVGFFEQIEVKKSVIHYEDNIQMLLFTDGVLEAGDDEELMLEKLKYVASEKWSNIRSPIHLVIPEEQQKGQSDDMCIMMIQAK; from the coding sequence ATGTCCATTCTGATCGTTGATGATAATACAGTAAATTTATTCGTAATAGAAAAAATATTAAAGAATGCAGGATACGATGACTGCACTTCTCTTTCGTCAGCTCAACAGCTGTTCGATCACCTCGAAGAAAACGAAAAAGAACTGAACAAAAAGGCGATTGATTTGATTCTCCTTGATATCATGATGCCTGAGATTGATGGGATCGAAGCTTGTCAGTGCGTTCAAAAAGACGAGCGTTTCAAAGACATTCCGATCATCTTCATCACAGCGCTTGAAGACTCTACGAAGTTAGCAGAAGCGCTCGACTGCGGCGGGATGGACTATGTCACGAAGCCCATTAATAAAGTAGAACTGCTTGCTAGAATTCGAGTCGCACTTCGATTAAAATACGAGAAAGATTGGCACGCCGAACAAGAACAAAAGATTCAGAATGAGCTCGATCTTGCGATGCAAGTTCAAAAAGGCTTGTTGAATCCGCCGATTAAAGAAGACAACATCACGATAAACGTGTCTCACCTGCCTTCCTTTAAGCTCGCAGGGGATATGTATTATTGGCACAAGTTCGATGACCATCGTTATGGCATCATCTTGCTCGATATGATGGGGCATGGAATCTCCTCTTCTCTTGTTTGCATGTTCATCTCTTCTGTTATGCGAGACAGCATTAAAGAGCTGAAAGATCCTGAACTCGTGATTAAAGAGTTGAACCGTTATATGGCGCTTCTGCATAACCCGAAAAATGACTACAACTACTATTTCACAGGCATCTACCTTTTGATCGATACCGAGAAAAAGAAGGTTGAATACGTGAATGCCGGTCATCCGGAAGGCTATGCGCTCGTTGATAACTCGCTTCAGTCGATCGAACGCAGCTGTTATGCGGTCGGTTTCTTCGAACAGATCGAAGTGAAGAAGTCTGTTATTCATTACGAAGACAACATTCAGATGCTGCTCTTTACGGATGGTGTGTTAGAAGCGGGTGATGACGAAGAATTGATGCTAGAGAAGCTGAAATACGTGGCTTCGGAAAAATGGAGCAACATCCGCTCTCCGATCCATCTTGTGATTCCAGAAGAACAGCAAAAAGGGCAGAGCGATGACATGTGTATCATGATGATTCAAGCCAAATAA
- a CDS encoding protein-glutamate O-methyltransferase CheR has protein sequence MKDFLWNNDDNQENSITETLEMELLLEGLYRISGFDFRQYMRSSIHRRVHNRMQLEQISTITGVLEKVLHEPAFMTTLLNDFSINVTEMFRNPEFFRAFRQKVIPELRELPEIRIWHAGCATGEEVYSMAILMEEEGLSHKTKFYATDMNEPVLNKARSGILPLSKMRTYTKNYMAAGGTQAFSEYYTTDGHFAYLKPSLLKQISFLQHNLVTDHSFNEFHVILCRNVLIYFTAALQNQVHELFYDSLSPNGFLGLGDKESIQFADCADKYADFVEQVKIYQKK, from the coding sequence ATGAAGGATTTCTTATGGAACAACGATGACAACCAGGAGAATAGCATAACAGAAACGCTAGAGATGGAGCTGTTATTAGAAGGGTTGTACCGCATATCTGGATTTGATTTTCGCCAGTATATGCGGTCCTCCATCCATAGACGTGTTCACAATCGTATGCAGCTTGAACAGATTTCAACGATCACAGGCGTGCTAGAAAAAGTTCTGCACGAACCTGCGTTTATGACGACACTGCTCAACGACTTTTCGATCAATGTAACAGAGATGTTTCGAAACCCTGAGTTCTTTCGTGCTTTTCGCCAAAAGGTAATTCCTGAGCTGAGAGAACTACCTGAAATCCGCATCTGGCATGCTGGATGTGCGACGGGTGAAGAAGTATATTCGATGGCGATTTTAATGGAAGAAGAGGGTTTAAGTCATAAGACAAAATTTTATGCGACAGATATGAACGAACCGGTGCTGAACAAGGCCAGATCAGGTATTCTGCCGCTGAGCAAGATGAGGACGTACACGAAGAACTATATGGCGGCTGGAGGGACTCAAGCCTTTTCAGAGTACTATACAACAGACGGCCATTTTGCGTATTTGAAGCCTTCGTTATTAAAACAGATCAGCTTTTTGCAGCATAACCTTGTGACAGATCATTCGTTCAATGAATTTCATGTGATTCTTTGCCGAAATGTACTGATCTACTTTACGGCTGCTCTGCAAAATCAAGTGCATGAACTGTTTTATGATAGCTTAAGTCCCAATGGTTTCCTTGGTCTTGGTGATAAAGAATCTATTCAATTTGCAGACTGTGCGGATAAGTACGCAGACTTTGTTGAACAAGTAAAAATCTATCAAAAAAAATAA